The Archangium primigenium genomic interval TCGGCCACCTTCGTGACGCCGGACAAGAAGGTGCGCGGCCTGGATGGCGGCGCGGACGCCTACCTCACCGAGCCCTTCGAGGGCGAGGAGCTGCTGGCCACGGTGCGCTCGCTCTTGCGCATGCGCCACGCCGAGCAGGCCCTGCGCCGGCGCGCCGAGCACCTCACCGAGGCGGACCGGCGCAAGGACCTGTTCCTCGCCATGCTCGCCCACGAGCTGCGCAACCCCCTCGCCGCCATCGGCACCGCCGCCGGCATCCTCGAGCGCCGCGGGCCGGTGGACCCGCGCGAGTCGCGGATGATCGCCATCATCCAGCGGCAGACCAACCACCTGTCGCGGCTGGTGGATGACCTCCTGGACGTGAGCCGCATCACCCGGGGCAAGGTGGAGCTGCGCCGCGCGCGGGTGGACCTGCGCCACGTGCTCGAGCAGGTGCTCCTCTCCTTCCGGCCCGTGGCCGAGGCGCGGGGCCTCACGCTGACGGCCCGGGTCCCGGACGCGCCCGCGTGGGTGGACGCGGACACGACGCGCCTGGAGCAGGTCTTCACCAACCTGCTCGACAACGCGGCCAAGTACACGGACCGGGGCGGCACGCTCTGGCTGGACCTGAGCCCGGCCCCCAACGCCGAGCACCTGCCGGGGGCCCGCGTGAGCGTGCGCGACACGGGCATCGGCATCCGCCACGACGTGCTGCCCACCGTCTTCGAGCTGTTCGCCCAGGCGGACGAGTCCCTCGAGCGCTCGCGCGGGGGCCTGGGCATCGGGCTCACGCTGGTGCGCAACATGGTGGAGCTGCACGGCGGCCAGGTGGAGGCCCACAGCGAGGGGCCCGGCCGCGGCAGCGAGTTCGTGGTGTGGCTGCCCCTCCTGCCCGCCGCCCCCGATGAGGTGTCCTCCTCCGAGGGCCCCCGGCGCGGCCGGCACATCCTGCTCGTGGAGGAGAACGAGGCGGTGAGCCACGCGCTGCGCGAGCGGCTGGAGACGTGGGGTCACCAGGTGGAGGTGGCCGCGGACGCGCTGCGGGGGCTGGAGCTCGCGGTGCGGCGCGCGCCGGAGGTCGCCCTGGTGGCGCTCTCGCGGCCCGGGGAGGACGGCTACCGCATGGCCGAGACGCTCCGCGCGCGGCTGGGCAACACCATCCGGCTCGTGGCCCTCTCCGCCCAGGAGGCCCCCGGCGACCCGAGCCGGCTGCGCCAGGCGGGCTTCGATCTGCACCTGGTCCGCCCGGTGACACCCGACGAGCTGTGCCGCCTGCTGTCCGAGCTGTGACGTCGCCCACCCGACACCCCCGCCCCGCGCCCCCCCTTCGCGCTCCGGACCGCCGTGGACACATAGAGCCCCCCGTCGGGGATGGGACGACTCACGCGCGGAGGTGGGTGCATGCGGGAGATGCGGCGGTATCTGCTGGCCCTGGCGGGCTTCGTCGCGGGCGCCACCGCCGCGCCCGCGCCTCCCGAGCCCCCACCGGCGCCCGCCTCCCGGGAGGCACCGTCCCAGACGTCCGGGCATCACCCGTGTGACTGGGTGGAGACGTGTCAGCTGCCCTGTGGCGGGGACGGCCGGGACTGCTGCCACGCCGAGTGGAGCTGTCCCCCCGACGCGCGCTCGCCCCGGTGTTGAGGTTGACCTAGGCTCGGGGGGACATGGCGTTCCTCCCGGGATGGCGGCCCAGCCTGCTCATGAAGTTCCACGGCGCGCTGCTCTTGAGCGTGCTGCCGCTCTTGCTCTTGCAACAAGCCTACGTGCTGCCCGCCATGCGCGAGCAGCTGCGCGAGGATCGCCTGCGGGAGGTGCGCCAGCTCGTGGAGGTGGGCTACCACCTGCTCGAGGCCCACGAGGCCCGGGTGCGCCAGGGGGAGCTGACCCCGGACGAGGCGCGCCGCGCCGCCGCCGCCCTCCTGGAGCCCCTGCGCTACGCGGGCAACGAGTACTACTGGATCAACGACCTGAAGACGCGGCTGGTGATGCACCCCTTCCTGCCCCAGCGCCTGGGCCAGGACATGACGGGCTACGTGGACCGGGCGGGCAAGCCGGTGTTCCGGGACATCGTGGAGCTGGCGCGCGCCCAGGGCGAGGGCCCGGTGGAGTACCTCGCCACCCGCCCCTACTCGGCCGACCCCATCCCCAAGCTGTCCTACGTGAAGCTGTTCGCCCCGTGGGGCTGGGTGCTGGGCACGGGCGTCTACATGGAGGACCTGGACGAGGAGGTGGCGGCGGTGGAGCGGCGCATGTGGGCGGCGCTCTTCGCCGGCGCGGGCATGGCGGCGCTCGGAGGGGCGTACCTGTCGCGGCGGATGCTCGCGCCCATGCGCGCGCTGGCGGACGCGGCGGGCGAGGTGGCCCGGGGCAACCTGGGCATCACCGTGCCCACGCCCGCGCTCGACGAGGTGGGGGACCTGAGCCGGGCCTTCAACGCCATGGTGGCCGACGTGCAGCGCATGCTCGGGGAGATGGCCGAGGTGTCCCGCGTCACCGAGTCGGACGCGGGCCACATCCACCGCGCCACGGACGGCCTCAGGCAAGCGGCCCAGGAGCAGTCCTGGGGCATGCAGAACGTGTCCGCCACCGTCATCCGCATGACGCAGCAGCTCGCCCAGGGCGCCCATCAGGCGGAGCTCACCGCGCGCACCGCCGAGGCCAACGAGCAGGCCGCGCGCGAGGGCGGCGCCGGCGTGCGCGTCACCGACGAGAAGATGAAGGAGATCGCCCACGTGGTGGATCGCTCGGCGCGCACGGTGGACCGGCTCACCGAGTGGAGCGAGGAGGTGGAGCGCGCCATGGAGCTCATCTCCGACGTGGCGGACCAGACGCGGGTGCTCGCGGTGAACACCTCCATCGAGGCCATGCGCGCGGGCGAGCACGGCAAGGGCTTCGCGGTGGTGGCGCTCGAGGTGCGCAAGCTCGCCGAGCAGGCCCGCGCGGCGGCCGAGCGCATCCGCACCCTCATGCGCCAGAGCCAGACGGAGACGGAGGCCGCGGCGGCGCAGATCCGCGAGGGCCGCGCCCGGGTGCACGAGGGCCTGCGGCTGTCGTCGAACACGGCCAAGGCGCTCGAGCGCATCGTCACCGGGGCCGAGGAGATCCAACGGCAGGTGAAGCAGACGGCGAGCGCCCACGCGGCGGAGGCGGCGGCGGGCGAGTCGCTCGCGCTGAGCATCCACACCCTGTCGGGCCAGGCGGCCGAGGCGGCCAAGGAGGTGGAGCACATCACCCAGGCGGCCGAGGGCCTCACCTCCCGGGCGCGCCAACTGCGCGAGCGGGCGACGCGCTTCCAGAAGGACGCGCCTCCTTAGGGTTCAGGGTCCGCGCGCCCCGCGCAAGCGCTCCAGGCGGTCGCGCGGCAGCGCCTCGCGGGGGTGGGCGCGCACGAGCGCCTCGTAGAGGGCCCGGGCCTCGTCCTCCCGGCCCAGGCGCTCCAGCGCGAGCCCCAGGTTGTAGCCCGCCTCCAGGTAGTCCGGCCGCCGCGCCAGCGCCCGCCGCCAGGCGTCCACCGCCGCCCCGTCGTCTCCGAGCCGGGCGTGACGGCCCCCCACCGCGTAGTGCAGCTCCGCCTCGAAATCCACGGCGTCCACCGCCAGGCGCACGGGCCACACCGCCAGGAGGAACACGGCCAGCGCGCCTCCCCCGGCCGCCGCCCGCGCGGCGCCCCGCCAGCGCCCCAGCGCCGCCACGCCCAGGGCCGCGAGCACGCACAGCACGGGGGCCAGGGGCGCGCGGTAGCGGCCCGTCACGAAGAAGACGACCGAGGGCAGCGCCAGCACGAGCGCGGCCGCCGCCACGGTGAGCCCCGCCCGCCGGGACCCCGGACCCGAGAGCAGGCCCACGAGCCCCACCGCCGCGAGCGGCCAGAGCAGGGCATAGGGCAGGGCCACGTCCCCCACCCGCGCGGTGAGCGCCTGGAGCACCGGGGACTGCGTGCGCACGACATACAGGTCCTCGTTGCGCGGCAGCTCCCGCGCGAGCACGAGCAGCCGGGCCTTCCATACGAGGTTGCGCGCGCAGGGGCCGGGGTGCGCACCACACCAGGCGAGGGCCTTGTGGGTGAAGTACGCGTCCTGGGCCCCGGGAGCGTGCAGCCCCTGGCGCGCGGGCTCCTCGACAAGCGTCTCCCAGGCGGCGCCCGGCCGCAGCGCCATGGCCCCATCCACGTCCGCGTTGTTGCCCAGCCACAGGTTGATGCCACCGTTGGCGGAGATGAGCACCCACTCGCCCGAGCGCGCGTGGTTGGCCCCCGTGGCGCACGCCACCACGGCCCCACAGGCCAGCGCGCCCAGGGCGCCGCGCGTCCACCGCCCGCGGCCCACGGCCACCACCACCACCGGCCCGAGCAACAGCAGGGGCGCCACGGCGAGCGCGCCCAGGCCCACGCACGCCCCGCCGAGCAGTGCCGCGCGCCAGGTGGGGGGCTCGCGCACGGCGAGCCAGAGCGCGAGCGTGGCCAGGAAGGTGCCAAGCGAGGTGGCGAGCAGCTCCCCGTCATAGAAGACGAGCGGCCCGTGCAGCGCCACCGCAACGCCCGCGAGCACGCCGACCCAGCCCTGCCCGGAGACGCGGCGCGCGAGGCCATACGCGAGCCCCGCGGTGAGCGCCCCGAGCAGGGCCTGGAGCAGGCGCGGCCAGAGCAGCGCGGGGCCCAGGAGCCGGTAGAGCCCCCCGAGCACCAGCGGGTAGAGCGGCGGCTGCCAGAAGGGACCGGGGTCGAAGCCCTCGCCCCGGGCGAGCCGGGTGCCGAGGTAGTCGTAGTAGTCCGCGTCGATGAGCGGCGCGTCGAAGGCGGGCCCGTGCGCGGTGAGCAGATAGGCGCCCCGCACCGCGAGCGCCCCGATGAAGACCCAGACCCCCGCGGACACCCTCGGCGGCCTCATGGCGCTAGCGGCAGTCCGCCCGGCGCAGGGTGACGCCCGTCTCGGTCATCTGCTTGTAGATGACGCCGCCCTCGTCGAGCACGGCGAAGTCCCGGAAGGTCTCCTCGGGCATGGGGCTGAGCGGCAGGTCCACCTGGCCCAGCACCTTGCCCTCCAGCGGGTCCAGACAGAACAGGCGCACGCCCTCGGCGGTGGCGGGCGAGGCACGGCCCGTGGGCAGCTCCCCCGCCACGCCCAGGTAGATGACGCCCGAGCGATCCGAGTCCAGCAGGGTGAGGAACAGGATGGGGAAGCCCAGCGGGTACTGGCGGGTGAAGCGCCGCGAGTTCGACGCCCGGTCAATCGAGTTGACGAGCACCCGGCCCGCGCGCGCCTCGACGATATTGGCGACGATGAGCGAGCGGCCATCCCGCGTGGGTCGGCCGTTGAGCTCGGGCTGCTCGGGGTTGGCCTGGCCGGACAGGCTGCCGATGTTGACCAGCGTGCCGTGCTCGCGCTCGACGTACACCTGATCCCCATCCACGAAGGTGCCGGTGATGAGCCCCGTCTCGGGCAGGTGCTTGCCCTGCAGGGGCAGCTCGCCCTTGAGCGTGCCGGTGAGCGGGTCGAGGATGGCCACGGTCTTGTCGCGCAGCCGGTCGAGCACCAGCATCGAGCCGTCCTGGGCCACCGTCACGTCCTGGGGCACCTGCTGGGTGAGCGGCGTGCTCCCGAGCACCTTGCCGTCCTGCCCCAGGCGCAGGAGCCGGCCATTGAGCTGATCCATCACCAGGATGTCCCCCAGCGGCGTCACCGCGAGCGACATGGGGCCCTCGGGGTTGGCTTCCTGGGGCCGGTCCCGCCCGAGCTGGTCCGGACCACTGCCCCACCCCAGCTCGGCGATGACCTCGCGTCCGGGAGCGGCGGGCGCGGACGGCTTCGCTCCCGCGGGCGCGGCCGGCGGAGGGGCCTTCGGGGGCGTGCCCGGGGGCGCTTTGGCGACGGGGGCCCCAGGGGCGGCGTCCGGGCGGGCCTCGGTGCCGGTCGGGGGGACCGACGCGTCCGGACGGGGCCGCAGCAGGGCCACGCCCACGAGCACCAGGACGACGACTGCCAGCAGCACCCACCCACCGCGCTTACGCGACGTCATGATCTCGTGTCCTCGATGTGGCGCCAGGGCGTGGCGCTAGGGCCTGGCGGAGGGCGGCAACAGGGGCGCCACCCGCTGGGTGAGCTCGGGATCCTCCGGCACCTCCGGCCCGAGCGGAAGAAAGGACAGCAGTTGGGTGCGCGCGGGCGCCGTCTCGGGCGGCCGGGCCTGGGCCTCCAACTGGGGCCGCCGGGCCTCCAGCGCCGCCAGGGACTGCTGGAGGGCCGCGCGGTTCGTCTCGTCCCGGGCCGCCGTCAGCCGCGCCCGGCCCCGCTGGATGTTCTCCTCCAGCAGCGCGAGCCCCTGCCGCGCCCGCTCCCGCTCGGCCAGGTCCACGAACGCGCCCGGCCCGTCGATCGACAGCGCGAGCCGGCCCACCTGCCGGCCCCGCTCCCCCGAGGACACGAGCGTGCCCTGCCCCGGGTGCTGCGCCACGCCGGGCAGCCGGCCCTCGTGGGATTGCAGGACGAAGTCCACCTCGGCCCCGAGCCGCTCGGTGAGCGCGCGCGCCTCGGCGAGCGGCAGCGCGGCGAGCACCACCACCACGTCCACCTTCTGCTTCGCCCGGAGCGCGCGGGCCTCGGCCTGGACGGCGGGCAGCACGGGCTGGCCCACCACCCGGGCCTCGCCCGCCACCGGCCCCTCGGGGGACACGCCGATGAGGCCGAACGCCACGCCCTTGTCCCGCACCACCCGCGAGCGCGCGAACACGGGCGCGCCGGCCGCGTCGGTGAGGTTGGCCGAGAGCAGCACCAGCTTGCGCTTGCGCGCGCCCTGGGTGAGGAAGCCCGTGCCCAGCGCCAGGTCCCGCTCGCCCACGGCCATGGCCTGGGTGCCCATCTCCCCCATCTGCTCGAGCAGCAACGCGGCGCGCTCCCGGTCTCCCGGCGCGCGGCCGGCGTCCGGCGTCTTGAAGAGCGCGTTGCCCGCGTCGAGCACCACCACGGCGGCGGTGCCCGCGCGCTCGCGGTCGATCACCGTCTTGCGCCGCGCCAGTCCGCCCGCCGGGCCCTGTCGGCACCCGCAGTCGGAGATCTCCCCGGCGTTGTCCCCGGTGAAGAGCACCACCGCCTCGCGGGGCGCGGCCTCCACGCCCGCGGCGAGCAGCCCCGACACCCACAGAATCCGCAGCGCCGAGCGCACGCGCATGACGTCCTCTTGAACGGCCGTTGAAACGACAACGCCCCGAGGCGCGGACGCCTCGGGGCGCGAAGGGCAAGCGGGGACTAGTAGTGGCGGATGGCGTGGTAGGTGGTGCCCAGGGAGCGGGCGTTGTACACGCAGCCGGCCGCGCAGCCCTTGCACTCGTAGAGGTTCATGCTGCCCCAGCCGTCGCCCGAGCCGTACAGGGCGATGTGGCCCGCGCCGCCGTCGTTGTAGACGAGCGCGTCGGCCTTGAGCAGCGCGTCCCGCGAGATGGTGCTCCACTGGCTGCTGTCCACGTTGAAGCTGCCGGTGCTGTAGGGGTGCGAGTCCGTGGCCATGTTGCTGTTGGTGCTGGGCACCACCCAGGCCTTGGCGACGAAACCGGAGCAGTCCCCGCCGTACGAGCCGGAGTGCGTGCAGCTCGGGCAGTTGCCGGAGCACGCGCCCACGGCGGCGCCCGACTTGAAGGCGCCATGGCCCCACCAGTAGGAGAAGCCCATGGCCGTCTGCGAGCGCGCGATCGCCGCGTCCCGGCTGGCGGTGGAGCCCGTGCCCGCCACCGTGAGGTAGGTGCCCGAGGCCCAGCCCGTCACGCCGCTGTAGGTGACCTTGTACCAACCGCTCGTGGGACAGCCGCCGCCCGCTTCCTTGGCGATGCCGCCGCCCGGAATGGTGATGAGCACGCCATAGCTCGTGCCCACGCCGCTGCGCACGTTCAGGTCCGTGGTGGTCTGCAGGCTCGCGCCCGAGGTGACACACGCGGTGATGGCGCTGGCGCTCTCGCCCTCGTCCACGCCCACCAGCGCCGTGCCGTCCACGGACGTCTGGCCGCCACCGCAGCCCACCGCCATCCACGCCAGCACCGCCACCCACTTCAGGGGATGACCGCTCTTCGTCGCACCGCGCATGACTGACCTCCACCTCAGGGGAAGGTCCAGGGGAGCTGTCTCCACACCCGGACCCGGCGCGACGCGATATCACTTTCCCGGAAAGTTGGAAAGCCGCGCTTATCGCTCATTTCCCCCGAGGTGGGGCCGACGTCTACTGGCGGATGACCTGCACGTCGTCCAGGTGGACGAAGCTGCTGCCGGTGGTGGCCTGGGTGTGCAGGCCGAACTCCAAGTAGCCCCCGGTCACGGAGAGGGTGGGCGTCTCGATCTGCGTCCAGCCGCTGTAGGTGCCCAGTTGGGTGGCGGCCGGGGTGCAGTCGGCGCACGTTTTGGCCTGCAGCCGCGAGAAGCCGAAGTCCCCGCCCTTTCGCACCTGGGCGCGCACCCGGTAGTTGCCATTGGGGATGCCGCTGAGCTGCTGGTACGTCCAGGTCTCGAAGGGGCCCGCCTTGAAGTGCGTCAGGTGGTAGGCGCTGTTGTTGTAGCCCCCGTTGTAGGTCTCCGTGAAGGCGGCGCTCTGCGTGCCATTGGGCGACCAGGTGGTCCAGCCCGTCAGGCCGTTCTCGAAGCCCGCGTTGGTGACGGTGGGGTTGCCGCCCGAGGGCGGCGTCGTGGTGCCTCCACCATTGAGGATGCTGGCGGCCTTGTCCGGCTGCAGCGCCACGAAGTAGTTGAAGGCGGTGTTCAGCTCGCTCTGCTTGGCGGTGTTGCTCGCGTACTGCTTGCGCTGGTCATACAGCTTGGCCACCAGCTCCAACTGGCTCTGCCCGTACGGCACGCCGAGCTTCTGCTGCAGCGTGGTCAGCGCGCCGTAGCCGAACTCGCGCGTCGGCTCGATCATCGTGCCCTCGCCGTAGTCGTTCCACGTGGCGAGCTGGATCCAGTTCACGCCGCTGTTCTTGGCCAGGTCCATGGTCTGGCCGAAGGTGCCCGTGCCGTTGTGGGCGATGCTCCACGTGGCGGGGTTGCCCCAGCCGCCCTCGTTGTAGAAGGTCTTGAAGCCCGGGTAGGCCACGCCGAACTTCACGCCCGGCCACACGTTGGCGTACCAGTGATTGAGCCCGCTGGTGAAGTCCGAGTAGATCCACGGGTATTCGCCCTGGGCGTTCGCCCCGGCCTCGCCCTTCTGGTACCAGAGCGTCAGGAAGGTCGGCTTGGTGGGCAGCACCGAGAAGACATTGGTCCAGTCCGACGGCGACTTGAGCGTTTGCGGCCCGAAGTCCATCAGCAGGGGCGCGTTGTTGATGCGGATGTAGTTGGCGCGGCCGAAGTAGTTGTCGCGCAGGAAGGCCATGTCATTGCGCGCCTGGGCGAGCCGGTCCGGCACCGAGCACCCATACGTGGGCGCCAGCGCGAGGTTGTGATCCTCGTAGACGATGGCGAACTCCAGGCCCACCGACTCGATCTTCTTGATGAAGGCGTCGGCGTTCTGCTTGTTCTTCGGGTAGTCCACGCAGTTGAGCGTGCCCGGCCAGTCGATGAGCACGCCGTCCACGCCGGCGTACTTCATGAGCAGCAGCTGGTACTCGATGACGTCCTTGTCCCCCGAGCCGTACGGCCCGATGAGCGGATAGAAGTGCGCGGCGATCTGCCGCTTGCCCGAGCTGTCCACCACGTTGGGGTTGCGGTTGTCCATGGTCCAGTGCGCGCCCCACGCCCCGGTGCCCGAGGTGGTGTTGCTCTCGAACCAGGGCATCAGGTGCACGTAGACCTTCTTGGTGAAGCTCTTGCTCACCGCCACCGGGGACGCCACGGACGCCGTGGGCTCCGCCGGCTCGACGCGCTCGGCCTCGGGGACCGCCGAACCACAGCCCGCCAACACGAGCGCGGCGACAACCCCCGCCCCCTCGGTCACGAAACGACGCGTCATGGCATTGCTCCTTGAATGCAGTGAGTCCTCGTGGACACGAGTCACCGGGCGCGTCCCTAACACGAATCCGACCAACCTGGAATACCTACTTAAACCGAATTAACGGCCATCACGGACGACATTGAAGGAAAAGACACAGTCGGGCGGCATGGACGCGCGGAGCCCTCGGGGCTAGAGCGGACGCATGCGACCGCTGGCGTGCTGCCTCGTCCTCGTCCTCGCCGCGCCGGGTCTGGCGGCGCCTCGCGCCTCGTCCGCCGTGGCCCGCTCGCGCACGTTGGAGCAGGAGCTGCTCGGCGCGGTGCGCGCGGTGGACTTCACCCCGGTGCTCGACTGGCGGCGGTCGGGCCAGCGCCTGGCGACCCCGCCCAACCTGGACGTGGCCGTCATCGAGCTGGACGCCGAGGGACGCCCCGTGGCGGCGGCCAACGTGCTGCTCTCGCGCGACTACCCCCGGGGCCGGGTCGTGCCCCTCGAGCCCAAGCGCTGGGGCACGCGCGCGGTGCGCTTCACGCGCTGGGATCCGGAGCGGTGGAACGGCAAGAAGGGCTGGGCGGACGCGGGCCCCGAGGAGGACCTGGTGCCGGGCCGCGCGAGCGCCCCGCTGCGCTTCATGGCGCCCTATCCCGCCTCGCTGTTCAAGATCCTCGTCGCCTACGGGGTGCTGCGCATGGTGGACCAGGGCGAGCTGACGCTCGACACGCCCTACCACTTCACCTCGGGCCAGGAGGATCGGGGCGAGCGACCCGTGCGTGGCTGGATGGATCCGATGATCACCGAATCCAACAACGGCGCCACCGAGGCCCTGGTGAAGCTGCTGCACGAGCGCGGCGGCATGGCGCGGCTCAACGCGGAGCTCGCGGCGCTGGACCTGGGCACGCTCCAGGTGAATGGGACCTCGCCGGTGACGGGCCGCGGTTGGCAGCCCGGGAGCATCCACATGACGGCCCTGGACACGGCGCGCCTGTTCCTGCTCATCGACGGAGGGCCGGGGCTGCTGTGGAAGACGACCCGGGGCCGCGAGGTGACGGCGGCCACCCTGTCCGAGCCCTCGCGCGCGTTCCTCAAGGGACTGCTCGCCGAGCAGGGCTTCGCCGAGGGCCTGAGCTCCACGGTGATTTGCGGAGACCCGAACGCCCGGCCCGGGCTGCCCGTGGCCGTGCCGGCGCGCTTCCTGGACGCCGAGGGCCGGGCCACGGTGGGCACCAATGTCTTCGGGCGGGACACGCGACCGTGCAACGCGGCGGCCCAGGTGGAGTTCCTCCACAAGACGGGCCAGACGGAGAACTACGGCAGTGACGCGGGCATCGTGCGCGCGCTGCCGGGCCAGACACCGCGGCACTACGTCATCGCGCTGCTGTCCACCCTGGGCTACCGCTACTACGACGCGGGCGTGGCCCCGTCAGCCAACTTCCAGGACGAGGAGAATGGCTTTCCGCGCGTGGTGACGGGCATCCACTTCACCCAGACCCTCGCGGAGCTGGGCCACCGGGTGGACGAGGTGATGAAGCAGCGCGGCGCCGCCTCCGCTGAATCCTTCCCTCATTTTGACAAGGCGCCGTAGCGTCAAGAGGCTACATCCCGAGTGCACCGAGAAAACCCCGACGGGTCACGGGCACTGACGAAAATGAGGGGAGGGTTCAGCGTACACCCGCTTAACCTTCCGGCTCATCCACGTAGTCAAGCGCGATTTCAACCTGCTTCCGGTAGAGCGGTACGACTTCGACAGCCAGCACCGCATCCAGCACCGCTCGCGCGCCAGTGACATCACCGGTCTTCTTCCGGCGCGCGGAATCAACGAGCGCCCGGGACAACCGCCGGCTTCCTTCGAAAATCCGACGGCGAAGCTCCCGCACCAGCGTCTCCGCTCCCGGTGGGGAACGAAGTGCTCGATCCGCGTCTTCAGGACTGAGCGCCACATCTTGAGCCACTCGCCCCAAGAGTTCGCGCATATCAGCATTTAAATCCAACGCTTCGCCCCGCTCCAGTTTGGCATAAACGCCAAGCACCTTGTCCCAGTCGTGAGACTCACTCATCTCGCGTTACCTTGTTTTTTGCCAACACAACGTGAAGGGCCATTGACGTTGCCCCTCGCACAGCCTGAAACAATCGTAGCAGGGCCCCACCCAGCGCGGCTTGTTCTGATCCCTACACAGAACATACGTATCCCGGCAGTGCGCTCTCCATCCTTCGTCGGGGTCGTCCTCCGCCTCGGCCTCTTTGTCCTTCACCCCTCGTTCCAGCGCGGTCTCGCTCCTCGCTCCGGCATTGACCGCCGCCTCGACGTCCGATGCGGTAGCACCGCAGGCGCCCGAGGGATCGTACGGGTGCTTCTTGATACAGCAGGCCATGGTCGAATCACCGGGGCGGCAGGCCACCGTGACCGCTTGCGCCAAAAGCGCGGACCGACTGCCTTGCGCTTCCTCCGTGCGCAAGTTCGCCCTGCGTGGCGAACACCCTGACACGAACTCCAACCCCATCAGGCTCGCGACCACGACCGCAATGGAAGTCACGTGTTTCATGGGAGTGCTCTTCTCGAACATCGCGCGGTGTCGGTTGTCGTGGTCGACGCGTTCCGCCGAGCGCCACCGCGCCACACCGTCTAGACTCAGTCCGCCGGGTCCTTCTCGTCCTCGTCGAACGGCAGCAACACGGGCTCCTCCACGTCGATCTCGAGCTCGAGCGACGGCGAGGCGGCCCGGGGCTCGGGGGCCACCTCGACCTCGGGCGCCAGGTGCTCGATGTCATCCAGGCTCGCCACGAACGCGCCCGCGTGGGGGTCCTCCACCGGGGCCGTCTCCAGGTTCTCGATGTCGTCCAGGCTCGCGAGGAACAGGTCCGCGGCGGGATCGCTGTAGAGCTCCTCCTCGGCGTCCGCGTCCTCCTCCGCGCCCTCCTGGAGTGCCTCGAGCTCCTCGGCCATCCAGTCGGCGGCGTCATCCTCGGCGAGGGGCTCGTCCTGGAGCGCCGCCTCCTCCAACTCGGTGGCGGCGGTGAGCGCGGCCTGCTGGGCGGCCAGGGCATTCTCGGCGGCGCGCAGCTCGGCCTCGGCGCGCTCGAGCTCGGCGCGCTGCGCCGCGGCCCGCTCCTCCCGGGAGACGCGCTCGTAGATGTTGGCCCGGGCGAGCTGGGCGAGCGACACCCCGGGCTTGCCCGCCTGGCGGGGGTCCGGCTGCTCCATCTCGTCGCGCGCGCCGCCCTTGAGGTCGAGCAGCTCCTCGGGGAGCTTCTCGTAGCCATCGCGCAGCATGAGCTTGGAGCGCAGCGTCTCGACCTGCTTGGCCTTCTTGGCGCGCTCGGCCTCCAGGGCCTCCAGCTCGGCGCGGTAGTGGCTGTTGAGCGAGTCGAGCCCGTCCTCCTCGGTCTGGAGCTCCGGGTTGTCGGCGCCGATGTGCTTCTCCACCGGAGCCACGCGGCGCTGGGCCTGCACGAGGCTCGCGGTGGCGACGAAGGGGTTGAAACCAACCCTGCGGATGCTCATGGACGGGCCTCGTGGGACACGGAGGGGGACTGCGCGGGGGGCCATTCTCGCAGCAAGCGGGTCCGGGTTGCGAACCCCCCTCGAAAAAGCGAGCCTGGATGCCCTCCCACACCTTGCGTACGAGGCCCGCATGTCATCCGCGTCCAGCCACTACAAGCCGAACCTGCGAGACCTGAATTTCAACCTCTTCGAGTTCCTGGACATCGGCCGCACGACCCTGGGCAAGGCGC includes:
- a CDS encoding glycoside hydrolase family 71/99-like protein, producing the protein MTRRFVTEGAGVVAALVLAGCGSAVPEAERVEPAEPTASVASPVAVSKSFTKKVYVHLMPWFESNTTSGTGAWGAHWTMDNRNPNVVDSSGKRQIAAHFYPLIGPYGSGDKDVIEYQLLLMKYAGVDGVLIDWPGTLNCVDYPKNKQNADAFIKKIESVGLEFAIVYEDHNLALAPTYGCSVPDRLAQARNDMAFLRDNYFGRANYIRINNAPLLMDFGPQTLKSPSDWTNVFSVLPTKPTFLTLWYQKGEAGANAQGEYPWIYSDFTSGLNHWYANVWPGVKFGVAYPGFKTFYNEGGWGNPATWSIAHNGTGTFGQTMDLAKNSGVNWIQLATWNDYGEGTMIEPTREFGYGALTTLQQKLGVPYGQSQLELVAKLYDQRKQYASNTAKQSELNTAFNYFVALQPDKAASILNGGGTTTPPSGGNPTVTNAGFENGLTGWTTWSPNGTQSAAFTETYNGGYNNSAYHLTHFKAGPFETWTYQQLSGIPNGNYRVRAQVRKGGDFGFSRLQAKTCADCTPAATQLGTYSGWTQIETPTLSVTGGYLEFGLHTQATTGSSFVHLDDVQVIRQ
- a CDS encoding serine hydrolase is translated as MRPLACCLVLVLAAPGLAAPRASSAVARSRTLEQELLGAVRAVDFTPVLDWRRSGQRLATPPNLDVAVIELDAEGRPVAAANVLLSRDYPRGRVVPLEPKRWGTRAVRFTRWDPERWNGKKGWADAGPEEDLVPGRASAPLRFMAPYPASLFKILVAYGVLRMVDQGELTLDTPYHFTSGQEDRGERPVRGWMDPMITESNNGATEALVKLLHERGGMARLNAELAALDLGTLQVNGTSPVTGRGWQPGSIHMTALDTARLFLLIDGGPGLLWKTTRGREVTAATLSEPSRAFLKGLLAEQGFAEGLSSTVICGDPNARPGLPVAVPARFLDAEGRATVGTNVFGRDTRPCNAAAQVEFLHKTGQTENYGSDAGIVRALPGQTPRHYVIALLSTLGYRYYDAGVAPSANFQDEENGFPRVVTGIHFTQTLAELGHRVDEVMKQRGAASAESFPHFDKAP
- a CDS encoding DUSAM domain-containing protein encodes the protein MSESHDWDKVLGVYAKLERGEALDLNADMRELLGRVAQDVALSPEDADRALRSPPGAETLVRELRRRIFEGSRRLSRALVDSARRKKTGDVTGARAVLDAVLAVEVVPLYRKQVEIALDYVDEPEG